Sequence from the Mytilus galloprovincialis chromosome 13, xbMytGall1.hap1.1, whole genome shotgun sequence genome:
cccgagtagaattttatattgcacgagcttgcgagtgcaatatatgttctacgagggacaatattccccaatattcatgcaataacccttttattgtatagcaatataatatttgaaagtaaaaattggtttaaactaagattttgtcgttaatgacgtcatgaattttgaagatttattgcactagtgcaatattagaatttattgcacgctaacttttggttacgttctgtgggaaatattatattgctatacaataaaactGGATACCAAATGTCATTGACCTACCACGAGTGATTACCaatgaactgacctaatcacaaacttatacattgCTGCCACCACTACTGTCCCAAGAAACAGCATACTTATGTCTTGCTCTAAGTTACTCTGTCAAGATGAGACAAAAACAAGGAGCAGTTTTAAAATTATCTTCAGCAAATACTAGAAATTTAGAGATAGGTAAAAAGTCATATTAatgatatgataaaaaaataatttatttgccTCAGTGAATGTCATATCTCTAGGGTTGataaatcattttctttaattcAAGTTGTTTAATTCTATGAAAATTAATCCATTTTTGGaccaattgtataaaaaaattcaacTAACGTGTGGTTGTCGTTGATATCTGAAGGTGATTGGATGAATTTAACCTTTTAGCTCACTATagatgtattaaaatatgataacaggtgttaatgaaattgacaactttgtgGAATGTGGACGGCACTCAAAGGGGattttcatttaacaaaaaatgaccaaaaaatcaaactagaggctctaatgagcctgtgtcgctcaccttggtctatgtgaatattaaacaaaggaagcagatggattcatgacaaaattgtgttttggcgATGGTgaagtgtttgtacatcttactttactaaacagtcttgctgcttacaattatctctatctataatgaacttgacccagtagtttcagtggaaaatgttagtaaaaatttacaaattttatgaaaattgttaaaaattgactataaaggacaataactccttagggggtaaattgaccatttcggtcatgttgacttatttgtaaatcttactttgctgaacattattgctgtttacagtttatctctatctataataatattcaagataataaccaaaaacagcaaaatttccttaaaattaccaattcaggggcagcaacccatcaacgggttgtccaattccagtgttctaggattcccattacccgttacccggggtaagtggattaggacaacgggtaagtaattttttagcctttgtcacccggtggtaagtcaattttcaagttcggggaagccgaaaaactcttgaaatttcccggtcctcttcaattttcccatatctgctttttatttttattaaatcacgagaaaaaactttgataaaagatcgaagattttgtcgatgtctatcGGCGCTTTTATTTAAGCACTCATTTACTAGGTGTAATCAAGCGCAAAAGAGACCACATTCTTCTCCTATCTTCTAAAAGTCGGTCACGGTGTCGGTAAAATCGGAAAATCCGGATTGATAACTGGTGCTTAAATCGGgaaataaacgattttttttcttgtcatcggaggaaaataaacttacagttgcatttattatagctcttaataaatgacatagtaataactataacatatttgtcaaatttagtaagaaatcgttttttttaaattttgtacaaaattcaattgtATCCGAATCCAGCTTTGTTCAGTAAATTACAATATTCAAAGTTATTATGGCGGAAAATTCAAACTGAATCTGTAGATCATGAGTTTGCATAAGTTTGGATTTACTTCAAAAAGGCTAAACGATATAAATCAAGCATCACCCCcaccttgagcggcccccagacccccggcCATAAGAGCTAAAGCTCGCCGCAGCGGACGTCGCTTTGCGCCGTCCGCATTGGTTGGCGGATTtaacttttagatgtgggtaagtaatttttttattgatcttacccttggtaagtcaaggtgccaaaaaaatcctagaacactgaattcatctgaaaatttcagggcagatagatgttgacctgataaacaattttacatccAAGTTAGATTTGccttaaatgctttggtttttgagttataagccaaaaactgcattttacccctatgttctatttttagccatggcggccatcttagttggttggccgggtcaccggacacattttttaaactagataccccaatgatgattgagggacctcatggggtttttgattatgtgattacttggccgtttttttaatgattatttgattattaagccaaatatttcatgattatttgattacctaggactgtatttttagtttatgattatttgattactaaagataagcaaatatttaatgattatgtgattatattggcaaaaaaatggtgattatgtgattactaggacccccccccccccccccatgaggggcctcatgattgtggccaagtttggtttaatttggccaatcagtttcagaggagaaaatttatgtaaaagttaacgacgacggacgacgacgacggacgcaaagtgatgggaaaagctcacttggcccttctggccaggtgagctaaaaattagaGAAATAGATTCTTACATAGTAACTCATGGATTATCAAGTTAATCCAATATCAATagcaaaattataaattttaaactttaaaattgataacttaaatatctcgattggataaatcgaATAATCCACTGATATCAATtaaagaatctatatatatatatatatatagattctaccactgcatcgagtgtaatacgatatttatcaactcgagacagttaaattttcaaatttaaaacgtgaggcttgcccgagcgttttaaatatttaaaatttaactgtcgagagtggataaatatcgtattacacaagatttggtggtagaatctgtttctctaacgattttctaacattatgcaggtAAACTTATACCttcaatcgtaactactcggccattctcgctacgcagtacaatagctATTTCTTCgggcaaccagaaaggccgagttgttccgattgctTATACCTTCTTTtccaatgatctgcaaaaagatgtgttctttctatgtgacgtcatcaggcatggtcgccttttttcatgccgtcacaataggaatttcagaggaaagcaagaaaattcgacgtcataatcggattttaaccaatgaagtactgagatcaaacgaaccacacgttgattaaattttttttatacaatgggtgaagaaagggataaattgacgaagattagagaaatattaataaagatcatCAAAagtcagtaattgtataataatgTTCACACATGAAGTAGGATGAATTACTTACATTGAATACTGGCAGGTCACTCAATTCTTTGTAGTTTCTCTTGTTCTGGAGAAGAATGTCTCTGAATTTTCTAATCTCACTAAATTCTTCCTTTTCGTGCGCGTTATCTTGCACTGGTTCAACACTACAAAAAAATAtggtcaactatatatataattGGCATGTAGAGTTTTGTGAAAGTATTATACCAAAACTTAAACAGTTTTTTTACCCGATTGAAATGGATTGTGCGTCTCTACAACATTATAGAAATTGCATGCTATCGTCAACCGTCCAAATTGATTTCATTGAAAGTGCATGttttttgttgtcattttgtaAACTGCATGTTGTTGCCCTCATCCAATGAAATAATGTGATTTAAATCAGAAGCagaataaaaaatttgtaaataaagaaatTCTTCAGTGTACTCCTTAAAGTCaaaagaaacctcaaattaaaaaaaatcatgcatatgttttttataactaaattgatagttttcattatacaatttaTGTACAAATACTTTTtgctgaggaaaattctttaatttttccacatttagaagaaatttacttatttttaattgcttcctttccaggaagcaattcgccgacatattttccgtatgcatagtgacctgagcgtaaccctcctcgtaaaaatccggtgatcgcaatacgcatggatctgtcattaaaataaacaattatctgattgtacatgttaaacacgtgctcaatacccatgctttttgttatttgtttactataaggtgacaatcggtaaacttcggcttcaaaacacggcatttgaTGAGCAGCCATGTTTGTTatggtagcacaatacaaagattttgtcactcccaatcagacaactttaaactgatttaattcatttcatccttcttttaattttataaatgaggtaccaaaagaaagaacaaagattaatctttcaaattgtgataatttcattatgacataattattacataattaattattatgtaattagttgctatattgtgatgtccacacttgaatgaacaACACAGcctgacctccaaaactgtgtctcagatttccaaaaacatcaatagaacaaattttatacccaattgaattgggtgatctcttatgaattgatgttgcaaacttcattgaagatttatgagagaatgaaatacaatccTAGGGTCaggctgtgttgtacaagaatatataaaatattttgggatgctatgaataacaaagaagctaaattcattcaagtatagacatcacaatatagcaactaattacataacaattaatgatgtaataattatgtcataatgaaattatcacaatttgaaagattaatccttcttctttcttttggtacctcatttataaaatttaaagaaagatgagtggaattacatcagtttaaagatgtctgattagggatgaaaaatctttgtattgtgctaccttaaatcataacagacagagagaaaaaaaattgatgattaaACGATATATATgcgtaaaaaatgagaaattCGTGGACAGAGGACTTAGTTtatgatatacatgcattggttcaagaattggataaacattatttttcaccactcactcgtttcatatgactttaaagagAGTCTTGTTTTGATGGGAGTTACCTATTTcagtattctttaatttttaaggGCCATTTTCTCAAATTCTTAGTgcgttttttaccatttttctctATCCTTTAAATTTTAGAACTTCAcaattctctattctttattttttagtccatttttttatattttttggctattattctctattctgttaacaCCCATCCATCCCCTCCTCAAAGGGCTGTTGAATTCTGTGAACATTCCTGATTGGTCTGCTCACCACATATTCTACTTAGCCtgggatccggcccaatctagctgcgcgtcgtaagggCCAGGTGGGGAACAAATACCATGTGATCGATTCAGTGCCAGTTGACTCTGAATCTAAAGTGAGgctgaataaatatttgcataaattttgaTGTTTGATGTAAACCAGCACAATTGGAATCCAATTGACACCTTGGACATGTGAAatcttaaacttttaactttctCACCAGGCGATTGCTGATAAGAATTAACCCTTTTCTGCTTACTAATTATCATCATACTACTAATTAGATATGATAACACTATACAtcaattcataaagaaaaataattacagtctaatttttactaattgatgttaaacaagaattgattggatacagatgtaaaacaaacatatactgacaagattagccaggaccccaggatAATattctactgtggattcattattattcattaggggtctcattggggggttctgatcccagatCAGGCTTACATGTACTGTTTTGTCAGCTTCcagtatcccgcttacactatgtacgtaagcaattctcattttttttgtaatttcccgtgtcccgctagacttcatttcccattttcacggcacaataatttgactttcacgtgtcacgcttacaaaaaatcggcaatcccatgtcacgcttagaccccaatgagacccacttcaTTGGGTACTAATTTTTAGATTTCTTGGTTAAAAGAGAACCACACATTTACTGTTCAATATGAACCACAAACTATCAATAAGCTTGAAATGAAGGCTTCAAAGCAAAAGAAACGTACAGTGCAGTCCAGTGTATCCGTGCACCTAAGACTTATGACTTCACCtcattcaactgataaaaccaataacttttatttcataaaatcttctgtTTGTATGGTTTCACCCTGAAGATTTTATGTAATGCGAGTCCAAAACTAAGGAATCCCTGTTCTGAGAGTTCCTCCAATGTCCGGTGATTGTGTGCATGCCTTCaaaaaatagcttatttagaATAAAGGAAAGATTTCGACTACGAACTGTAGCTGAATTTGAACCAAGCACACTGCCAAGGATGCAGAGCAAAAAGTAATTTCtatctgatataaatttgacttaaaaGATATTGTAAATCACAGGATTGGAGTCTAACGcttgaaccagagacatataatgtattatatgtctttgCTTGAACTTATtaattaaattcttttttatCCCTTCAGAAGGCTAAAACAATCACATGAATAACAAGACCGTTTTTATTTGTGGTACCGTGTTGAGATGACGAAATCAGCTCATGCATGGTTTCATCGACCGTGTTTACACCAGGGACTccaatagacgtatttacacttgtatgcaaatttgtccgccattacgtaaaatcacacaggttcccgtaaactttgacatcataatttaaaatttttgacgtcacaatttaaaagtgattgttgcttgacgtcaaaaggttattcggagtcgatctaaggtcattcggaggcaagatacagctaaataccaaaagtgtaaatatgtttatGTTCTCCATTATATAATAGGCATAaatcgttaaaaaaaatcatcccaCCTATTTATAAAAGTGTAAAAGAAAAATGGCTGAAGATTATTGAAATTTTCCAAGACATATTTGATTGACACTGAATTTGATTTAAACTCTAAAAATCCTTTTATGATATTCATTCAAATACCTTTGAACTAAATTCTTTTTCAGAGCTGGTGAAGAGTTTGGTACGAATCTTTCGTGACTGATTATTTCAAGTgtgtgttgtttatttgttgttttgtttatcttttcgTTTTGTGCAAGCACTGGTTTGTTGTTGGATTTGCGCTTCAAACTGAGTCCTTTCGGTCTTTTCTTGTCATTCACTTCCATCTGATCAAATTATCTCGTCTTGAGAGGGGGAGCTGGTGAGGGACGCGAAATGTAGTGGGGAAAGAAACTGTTATTTCGTGTTCAACTATTCCTATACATGTTTTATgatctttattttaatttgacctATGATTTGACATACATGTCAGAGAAACTGATACTATTATTAAATCCTCAGGTGAACTTttataccaacaaaaataaattactattttaacattttatcaaaatttaaaaatttatgttgGTCTGTTAGCATAAAATCCGACGGTTTAAGTTGTAATAAACTCACAAACTAGCTAGTTTGTGTAATATTGTaactttcattcattcataaatatcTATACAGTTCAGAGTTCACGCACGTGTTGTGTTGATGGACATAGCAGATAAGGTCGCGTCGTATTGCTTTATGTATTTGTGTTGATTACTTAGCTCTAGCATTATATTAAAGTATGTTAATCAGTACACATGGCTTGTCTCTTAGTTAATATATATAGGCTACAAACGTTACATTGGCGACGAGGATAAAAACATAAATGGGAaatgttaaaaatgtattttaatggaTTTAATAATTAGTGACACTGATAATCAAACCATGGCTGCATCTTTACCAAATTTTCCGAGTTTTCCGGTACATGAGAATAATGCTGAAATAAGGTGGCGTAAATGGATAAGTAGACTTGAAAATTTATTCATTGGTTTGAACATAAAAGACAGCAAACGACAAAGAGCACTCTTGTTGCATTACGCTGGAGAAGATGTAAACGAAGTCTTTGATACCCTTGACAATACAGGAGAAGACTTTGCTGCCGCTAAACACAAGTTAACCGCTTACTTTGCTCCGAAAAAGAATACGGAATATGAAATCTACAAATTTAGACAAGCCAAACAAATATCTGATGAAACTATCGACAGTTTTCACACGAGACTACGTCAGCTagctgtaaactgtgaatttactGAAACATCTAAAGAAGTAAAATCGCAAATAATCCAAGGTTGTCATTCAACTAGACTAAGACGAAAGGCTCTTCGGGAAGACACGACCCTTGAAGGATTAATTTCATCCGCTAGAGCGTTAGAACTTTCCGAAAAACAGGCAACGGAAATTgaacaatcagacaaacaatccGCAAATGCTGTTAGAAAAGGAGTTGGAAAACGTCGTAACGGACCACGATTTCTACAGACACAAACTGACCAAAACGTAAAGAAAAAGACTACTTGCAGAAACTGTGGAGGTGATTTCCCACATGCAAACAAGTGTCCAGCTTTTGGAAAAAGCTGTAACTCATGTAAAAAGTTGAATCATTTCGCTTCTGTATGTAGATCCAAACGTATGGATGGAACCAACACTTTCAAACGAAAAGTAAACAAAGTTGACAATTACGAACATGATGATGATCATGACAGCAGTTCAGATGATGGTTACGTTTTTGGATTACGAGAAAATACTGTGAATAAAGTACAGAAAGGACAACCGAAAATAAACGTGAAAATCAATAATTCTAATGTGGATATTTTGATTGACACAGGATCAAGTATTAATGTTATTGATGAAAGCACATTCGAGAACATCAAGTGTAAACCCAAACTTTCTCACGCCGACACTAAAGTCTTCGCATATGGTTCAGATAAAAACTTGAAATTAATGGGAAAATTTCACGCTACAATAGAGACTGACCATAAAATAACAACCGCACCGATGTATGTGATGAAAGGAAGATACGGGAATTTATTGTGCTACGAGACATCTGTTGACTTAAGCATAGTGCCAGTCATTTCTTCAGTAGCAgataaacatgaaatattatgCAATAAATATAGCGATGTGTTCAATAGAATTGGAaaattaaaagatgaaaaagtgaaAATTCATATTGATGGAAGTGTAAAACCTGTAATTCAACCACATAGGCGTATTCCGTTTCACATTCGCAAGCAAGTAGAAGCAGAACTCGAGAAACTCGAAAAACAGGATATAATTGAAAAGGTGGATGGACCAACACCTTGGGTGTCCCCGATAGTTGTGGCCCCTAAACCGAAAAACAAGAACGAAATTCGATTATGCGTGGATATGAGGGAACCGAACAAAGCTATTTTGCGTTCACGTCATATTACACCAACACTCGATGACATGATCTTAGATTTAAACGGATCTAAAGTATTCTCGAAAATGGACCTTCGAAGTGGATATCATCAATTGGAGTTAAACGAAGAATCCCGGAACATCACAACCTTCACGACACACGTAGGATTACGTAGATACAAACGACTCAGTTTTGGTGTTTCTTCAGCCGCAGAGTTATTTCAAAACACACTGAGTAATGCACTGGAAGGATTAGATGGAGTCCGAAATATATCCGACGATATAATCGTATTTGGAAGGAACCAAGCCGAACATGATAAACGATTGGAAAAATTATTTGCACGTCTTAAAGAGAAGAACTTGACATTAAATAAGGCAAAATGTGAATTTAATAAGAACAAACTTGAATTATGTGGTCACATTTTTAGTGCAGATGGCATATCAGCCGATCCAAGAAAAATAAGCGCTATCAGGAACACGACAATACCAAAAGACGTAGGTGAAATTCGTAGTTTCCTAGCAATGACCAATTATGTAGGACGTTTCATTCCAAATTACTCAACTATTACCGAACCGCTCCGCAGATTAACAAAGCAGGATTCCAAGTGGGAATGGACATCTGAACAACAGGAATCATTTTGACAAGCTAAAGAATGAACTTGTTGCTGACCGTGTGATGTCATACTTTGACCCTAACAAAGAAACAATGTTAATAGTAGATGCAAGTCCCGTTGGATTAGCTGGATTATTAACACAAAATGGGAAAATAATCGCATACGCAAGCAGATCATTGACAGACGTTGAAACACGCTATTCCCAAACAGAAAAGGAAGCATTAGCAATTGTATGGGCAATTGAACATTTTCACCTTTATTTGTACGGACAATCATTTACATTGGTATCCGATCACCAACCGCTTGAAACTATATTCAACAGTCCAAAGGCAAAAACACCAGCACGCATTGAAAGATGGAGATTAAGATTACAGGGATATAATTTCAAAGTGCAGTACAAACCAGGAAAGGTGAACGCAGCTGATTATTTATCAAGACATCCGACCCCGACTACATCTATTGCATGTAAACATTCTCAATTAGCTGAAGAGTATGTTCGATACTTAACTGACAACGCTGTGCCGAAGGCAATGACCCTTAATGAAATAGCTGACAGTACACAAAAAGATAAAGATCTACAAACTGTTATTACTGCATTAAAATCAAACAGGTGGGACAAGTATGAGAGTAATACGCTAGATACATTTTCAAGATTACGATACGAATTAACAGTCGTTCCCGTTAATGATATGGAGATCATACTTCATGATAATAGAATCGTCGTTCCGAAAGAATTACAGATGCGTGTAATTGACCTTGCACATGAAGGGCACCAGGGCATAGTACGTACAAAACAGTTGTTACGTGAAAAGGTATACTTCCCTGGAATAGACAAAC
This genomic interval carries:
- the LOC143056456 gene encoding uncharacterized protein LOC143056456 produces the protein MEVNDKKRPKGLSLKRKSNNKPVLAQNEKINKTTNKQHTLEIISHERFVPNSSPALKKNLVQSVEPVQDNAHEKEEFSEIRKFRDILLQNKRNYKELSDLPVFNIRSKFFTILQLSKWKANLKM